The Paenibacillus sp. G2S3 region AGCGGTAATTATTATAGTAGTAAATATATTGGCTAACCTCTGTGAGGACATCTTCATAGGTATCATACTTTGTAAGATAATAGCTTTCTGACTTGTATGTACCCCAAAAACGCTCAATAGGTTGGTTGTCCAAACATCGGCTTACACGAGACATGCTTTTCTTAAATCCGTATTTCACATGAAGTCGGTTGTACTCATGAGAAGTATACTGGAAGCCTCTGTCGCTTTGTAGAAGAGGACTTACGCCAGGGTTCTTCGCGTAAGCCCTCTTCAACGTATCCATCACGAGTTTATTGTTGTTGGAGGGGCTTAATACCCATGAGACAATGGAATTATCATATACATCAATAATAGCGCTCAAATAGGCTTTGCGCCCATTCCCGTATTTCAGTTCTGTCACATCTGTACACCATTTTGAATTAGGAGAATTGGCATCAAAGTTACGGTTCATTACATTTTCAGCTACATGGATCTCCGTAGCTTTCACATAACTCGCTCGTTTTCTACGAATGACTGCTTTAAGCCCAAGAGCACACATAATTCGGTAATAACGCTTTTTGTTATACGGCTTTTTGAGCTTTCGGTTTAATTGCGTGCGCATTTGACGGTAGCCAAGAATCCCTTTTCGCTTGTCATATCGTAGCTTTACTTCTTTCGCTAACGCACGAGTTTCAAGTTCTATGCAAGAGGGTTTCCATTTTAACCACTTGTAATAGGCAGATCGAGCAACCCCAGCTAACGCACACAACTTCGTAATTGCGTGACCTTTTTCTTTGTTCAGTTCTTGAATCGCTTGATACAAGTTTACTTGTCTAACAAGGGTTAGCGTGTATTTCGTCGCTTGATCTCCGCCAACTTTTTTGCGAAGTCATTCTCCATCTCTAGGTATTCATTTCGCGCTTCTAGCTCTTTAATCCGTAGCTTAAGACGTTCATGGTCCTCTAGTTCTTCTACAGGCTTTTTACGACCTCGATTGTCCTGAAGAGCTTCCTCACGGCCAGCTTGATATTTCCGAACCCATGCGTAAACTTGCTGATAAGATACACCGTACTTTTCAATCGCTTTCTGATAATCCAATTCATTAGCGATGGTATATTGTGCAATTTCAATACGTTCTTCGAAAGTTGTTTTACGCCCTTTGTTCATATGAGATAGTCCTTTTCCTTTATGTGTAGGTTTTAATTCTATCTCATTAGTATACTTGGTAATCCATTTAATCAAAACACTTCTACTTGAAATATGATGCTTGTTTGTCGCCTCTTCAACGGAGAAACGACCAGACAACACTTCGTTAACAGCAGCTAGTTTGAATTCCTTAGAGTATGTTTTCCATGTTCTCGATTCCTTTAACCCGTCCAAACCATCTGCTTTATATTTCCTAATCCATTCTCTAATCGTGTGCGAACTAAGACCTCGCTGTTTTGCCTCATAGTTTGGATTCGACTTGTGCTCAAGGCACAGCCGTACGACATGTAATTTTACTTCTAAAGATGCTGGACTTCTTTTAGACATTAGAAAAACTCCCTTCATTGTAGCAGTAGAAGTTTTTGTTTTTTCTACTGTCTACTATGAAGGGAGCATATCAGGAAGATCTGACGTGGCTTTTTGTATTATAATTGACAGTATGTTCATTAACTACGAGGTGGAAGATACATGGCAGACAAAACATACTTAGATTTACGGATAAGAAAGACAAGAAAAGCGATTCGGAATGCCTTTATAGATTTGTTAGCGGAGAAAGAATTGAATAAGATCTCGATCAACGCTATTACGCAAAAGGCTGAAATCAATCGAGCTACATTTTATTTACATTACAAAGATATTAATGATTTGATTGATACTATTTTGGATGAATTATTAGCAGATTTAAAGAAAATACTCTCAGATAAATTTGAAGAATCCTATAAACCTGGGGATGAACTTACTTCGCTGATTTTATTGTTAGAGCATATTGCGGAAAACTCTCATATGTATAAGGTATTGCTTGTAACCAAAAACATCCCTTATTTCACACCGAAATTGATGGATCTGTTATATGAATTGATTTTAACAACAACAGAACAACAATCGATTCAAAAAACAGAAGATTTCTTAACTGTTGATACTCCAGCTGATATTGCAGCTTGGTATGGAACATCAGCGATCGTTGGTACAATTTCCATGTGGCTAGGGAATGATATGCCTTATACACCTAAATATTTAGCAGAACGAATCATACAGTTAAATCCATTTATACCTGCAAATAATAAAAAGAAATAGTGAAACACTTCACTATTCAAATTTTAATTAACACATATTTATCAACTGTTGCTTTATTAACGCTTTCAGTATTATTGTAGATTGCTTAGCACCTTAATAACTACTACCATGAAAGCAATAGATAGTAACAAGGAGTGTGTTGAAAAATGATGAAGGTCGGTATTTATCACGGTCAAAATAGTGTAGGAATAGAAGAGCGTCCAATACCTCAAGTAGGGCCAAAGGATGCTTTGGTTCGCATTTTAGCGGGTGGAATCTGTGGTACAGATATTAATATAGTCAAAGGAGGCTCAGAAATGGGTATCCGTTTCGGCTCAGAATTTGGACATGAAATGTTTGGTGAAATTGCCCTGTTAGGATCTGATGCTGAAACAAATTTGAAAGTTGGCATGCGTGTAGGTGTGAATCCAATTACTGCCAAACGTGCAGGTCGTCGTTATTCTTTGGAAGTAGGAGCTTTTTCGCAATATGTCTTAATTGAAGACGCAGCATTAAATTATAATCTATATGAGTTTAATGATTCAGTTTCGGCAACAGAAGCGGTATTAATGGAACCCATGAGTGTGGGTTTCCATGGCGCTTTTAGCGTACAACCCAAACATGGTGACAAAATCGTAGTTCTTGGTGCTGGTCCTATTGGTTTATCAGCAGCTGCAGGATTAATTGGCGAAGGCATTAAAGATGTTTGCGTAGTGGATATTGATCACTGGCGTTTGGATAAAGCAAAAGAGTTAGGTGCATTAACAGTTAATACTTCGACTGAATCATTGGCTGAGGGTTTAATTAAACACTTCGGGGAAGTTAACGTATACGGTGTGAGTGTACCCAATGTAGATGCTTTTGTGGACGCAGCGGGCGCTCCGATATTATTTGAACAAGTGATGCAGATTGTAAAGCCACAAGCACGAATTGCAATCATTGCCGTTTATAAAAATGAAGTACCTTTAAGCCTTGCTCAAGTGATGAGTAAAGAAGTTAACATAGTTGGAGCTAGTGGATACACACATGAAGATATTGTAAAGGTAATTGAACATATAAACGACAAGAAAACGAATATCTCTACAATGGTGACACAGACTTATAAATTAGAGGATATTCAAGCCGCCTTCGATAAAGCCATTGCAGCAAAAGAAACGATCAAGGTTATTGTAGATCTAACTTAATCATCAGGTAATTATATTGGAGTTCATTTGAGTGTAAAACTCAGGGGAACTCTTTTTATTTTATATGAATAAGCCTTTATATAAAATTCAATTCAAATTAAATATGGCATATAACTAGAGTGAAGTCGTAATTATACTGAGTAATAGAAGTGAAATTAGAGAAAAAACGTGGAGGTACGATGGAAATTAATCTGGTTCCAGTAACATTTGAAAATAAAGAGATATTGTCTAATCTATATCAATTTTATAATTATGATTTCAGTTTATTTACAGATCAAGACGTGAGCCGGCATGGGGAATTCGAGGTGAATATTGATTATTTTTGGGAAGGCGATCATCGATGGAATCCATATTTGATTGAGGTTTCAGGAAACTTAGCTGGATTTGTGGTTGTTCTTTTTGAAAACTTAGATACAGACCCAGATCCAACTCATTTGATCTATGACTTTATGATTTTGCAGAAATACAGAAGAAATGGAATAGGTACTGCTGCCGCAATAAAAACACTTGATCTATTTAAAGAAGCTAAATGGAAATTAGCTCAAATGGAAAATAATAAACCTGCCATAGCTTTCTGGCGAAAAGTACTTAAGGAGTATACAAAAGATAACTATTCAGAACGATATTTGAGTGATCTCCAAAAATATATTCAAGCATTCGATAGAAGGGAGCCGACGAAATGAACATCACCGTAACATTAACTGACAGCAAAACGAAGTTTATGATTAACAATCTCTATCCACTATACTTACATGATTTATCAGAGATATGGGGGAACCTTCCTAATCCATACGGGATATACGAGGATAATGAAACGCAGACACTGAATGAACAGAATAAAGTCTTCGACATATGGTGGGAGAAGCCGGGGATTTTATATCCTTATTTAATAAAAGAGGATGGAATTCCCGCTGGCTTTGCATTAGTTGCGACACCGCCCTATACACCAGCAGGTTGTGAATTTTATTTAAATGAATTCTTTATTTTGCGGCCCTTCCGAGGTACGGGAATCGCTGAATTTGCGGCTAATGAGGTGTTTAATCTTCATATTGGAAAATGGGAGCTACAAACCAATCCCACAGCTACAAATAGGAGAGCCCAGCATTTTTGGAGAAAGACACTAAAAGAATATACTGGTAATAGCTTTCAAGAAGAATGTAAGAAGTCTTTTGATGATGAATTAAAGATGATTTTTAATTTTTGTAATGGATAAAGCTAATCAAAACAAATGCTTTGATGGAGAAAAGTAGTTCAATACCTCTTTACAGGGAGGAAACGCCGGAGATTGAGAGCGTTTCTAGAGAAAAGGGTTGATCGAAGTTCACTCCGGAGCAGTCCCTTGAAACCATTGTTGGCAAGTAGAGGTGTACCGGTTTTAACCGTTAAATATTTAAGTGAGAACATTTCTGTTTGTTGTACAGAATAGTTTTAATTTAGGGTGGTACCGCGGCTCCTCGTCCCTTTTCGGATGAGGGGTCTTTTTGTTTTCATTTAGAAGAAATATTTTTTATTGCAAAAAATAGCGGGTCAACCTTAATGGTTGACCCGCTATTACATTTATTTGAAGCGTTAACTCGCAAATATATGCTTACCAATTTTTAAATTCTGAGGACGAGTCCAAATCCATGCACTAGTAGCTGTATCTGGATTGAAATAATAGATTGAATTGTTTGTTGGGTCCCAACCTCGGACAGCATCAAGAGCAGCTAAATAGGCAGTCCGGTTTGGAGTAAGCCAATACTGGCCGTCAGATACGGCTGTAAATGCGCCTTTTTGAAATACAACGTCTTTTATGTTGTTTGGAAATTGACTAGATTGTATGCGATTCATAACAACAGCACCAACTGCGACTTGACCTTTATAAGGCTCACCGCGCGATTCACTGTAGATTACTTTCGCCAAAATATCCATTTCCTCAATATTAAGCGTGTATTTTTTTAAAGCATTCCAAGTTTTTGTACCAGTAACTCCATCGGCACTTAATCCATAGGTCTTTTGAAATTTAGCAACGGCTGCTTTCGTTTGTGATCCATATACACCATCTAAAGGCTGAGTATAGTAATCCAGAGTTTTTAATCGATACTGAAGATCCCACACATCTCCAGAAGAACTCCCTACGGTTAATACAGGAGCAGCACTAGCAGAGCCGATCATAGTAGCCATACTTACCAGACCCAAAAGAAGCAACAAAGTGAATATTTTAGTCTTCATTGTAGTAGCCTCCTTTCAGAAAACATTATAAATAACCTTCAATAACTGAGACAACACTCATTTATTGGTAATCAGATTATCATTTTACATTTTCGAAAAGATTTCATTCGGTTTGTGATCTTATGAATTGGGTAAATTAATAGTCATAGGCATATAAACTCCGGAGGTTTTATATATGAAAAAGCAATTATATCTATTCATAATCGCAGCCGCACTCACTCTAACCGCATGTGGTAATGATAATAGCTATGGTAATAAGATAATGGAAAATACCTCACACTCTAGTTCAAGCAATGTACCCGAAAATTTGAAGGTGGCAGAGAATCCTACTTTTAAAATAGGAAGTAAAGCCCTTATCCAAGCAGATCATATGGAAGGTATGAAGGGGGCTACAGCAACGATCGTTGGAGCTTTTGATACCACAGCGTATATCGTTTCTTATAGACCTACAACAGGTGGATTTCCAGTTACAAATCATAAGTGGATTATTCATGAAGAAATCAAAAAAGCAGCCGATAAGCCCTATGAATCCGGCTCGGAAGTCGTGATGGAAGCTGACCATATGAAAGATATGAAAGGTGCAACGGCTCAAATTAACGCAGCGGAACAAACTACGGTATATATGATTGATTAAACACCTACTACGGGTGGAGATAAAGTGAAAAATCATAAATGGGTAACGGAAGATGAGCTTTCAGCAATAAAGTAGCCAATAGAAATATTAGCTCAAAAGTAATGAAAAATGATTAAGGTAGGGGCAGTCATGGACTTTGTTAAAGTTCTAGGCTGCTCCTACCTTTTTTGATTGCTTCTTTTATTGGTAGAGAAGTGTTAAGATATCTTTATAAAGCACCGATATACAAAATATACCATTTTTATTGATATTTTCTTAGAAGGTAGGAGCGTGATTGAAATGCCTAACTGGCAGGTGAAATTCGATGAAGAGATGCTTAAGCAAGCTGCACAACAGATTCAAGTCGATTGGACAACGATAAAGTATATTGGTGGTTTTGAAAATGTTGTCTATAGCTTTCCAAAAGATGATCATGAATTTATTTTACGTGTAACTCATCAGTCTCATCAGGATCTGGAGATGGTTATCTCTGAACTTGACTTTATGGACCATCTTGCAAAGCATGGAGTGCAACTGGCTCCCCCCATTCCCTTTCAGGATGGCAGTTTGGTACAAACGCTAGTCAAAGATGAGGAAAAATTCATGATCTGTGTGATGAAGAAAGCACCAGGTGGTCATGTTAATGCTTCCGATCCTTTTTGGGGAACGGAGCTTTTTGAGCAATGGGGTGAGGTAACAGGAAGAATGCATGCTTTAACTCTGAAATACGAGCGTCCGGAGACTGTTCTGGCAAGACCACATCAGGGTAAGCTAGAGTTTGACTTTGCTAACTTTGGCACTGTTGAACAACAGCTTTTTGAAAAGTTGCTTCAAATAAATGATCGGATTAACCAGTTGCCGCGGAATCGAGAAGGCTATGGACTATGTCACCGTGATTTGCATTCGGGTAATTTTTTCGTTAATGAGGGGCAGATCACTGTGTTTGATTTTGATGATTGCGGATACGACTATATGGTGCATGATATTGCAATTGCCGTTTATTACTCAACCATCTTTGGAGATCGGCGAAAACCGGAGGTAGAGCAGAGTAGAACTTCTAGTCTTGCGGCAACCATGCTGAGGTCATTTATGAAGGGGTATAATCGAGAGTATGCACTCGACAATAAGTGGCTAGAAGAGCTCCCACTCTTTATCGAGAAACGCCGACTGGAATTAGTGCTTTTGTTATTTCAAGATTTTTCGGAGTCACAGCGTGAGGAAAATAGAGTGTGGCTTGCCCGCAATATTCACGATGCTCTAAATGACAAAGCTTGTTTAGAGCTTTAATGACGAAGGTAACCGATATGACACCCCCAAAACATATTCTTTCCGCCGCTACCGTTGTTTTTAATGATCGGGGAGAGGTTTTATTAATAAAAGGCCCTCGCAGAGGATGGGAGATGCCAGGCGGTCAGGTCGAAGAAGGGGAGTCTCTTAAAGAGGCGGCGGTCAGGGAGGCCAAAGAAGAATCTGGCTTTGATATAGAGATTAACAAGTTCTGCGGCGTTTTTCAAAATGTGGATCGATCTATTTGCACTACGTTATTTTTGGGTAAAGCTATCGGTGGTGAGCCTGCTACTAGTGCTGAAAGCTTGGAAGTGGGGTTTTTCCCGATAAAACAAGCATTGGATATGGTTAAATGGAAAAACCTCAGATTAAGGCTAGAGTATTGTCTAAATGATGCTATGCAACCTTTTTATGTAGAATTACGGGGCACCGAAGTTGAAGAAATTATTTTTAAATTAGAAAATCAGCAAACTTATTAGAGGTCCCCCTGCGTCGTAGCAAATGAAATATCTGAGTTAATGTAGGGAGCACAATGGACAAATGTTACGATCAACAAAGATTCATACTTTTTTTATTTTATAACATTTTCACTTGATTACAGAACTTTTCATACGTTTACAGCGTCTTACTTATGAACGATAAATCGACGGTAAGGACTGAAACATTATGAAAGACAACACGAAGCTTTTCAGAAATAATATGAGGAGCCAGTCTTCTATACAATCTGTAGGCGGCAGGCGTTATGTGCCAGGAATTGATGGTCTAAGGGCTTTATCAGTACTTGCAGTGATCGCATATCATTTGAATCTGAATTGGGCTGAGGGTGGACTTCTCGGCGTTGGAATATTTTTTGTAATCTCCGGATATCTCATTACTGACCAAATCATTGGCCAGTGGGAGCGGCACCGAAGACTGAACCTTGTAGACTTTTGGGTTCGTAGGGCGCGGAGGCTGTTGCCTGCGATGGTTGTCATGCTTTTTGTGGTTGCCATATGGCTTTTAATTATAGAACCATCAAGATTGTTTGGGCTCAAGGGTGACTTTATGTCTTCCTTATTATATTTCAATAACTGGTGGCTAATATTTCATAATGTTTCCTACTTTGAAAGCTTTGGCCCAGCATCTCCTATCGGACATTTATGGTCGCTTTCTATTGAAGGACAGTTTTATATTCTATGGCCAATAGTTCTCATCATCGTGATGAAAATCGCTCGTCGGCGAGGTAAGCTTATTGCATGGATTATGGCTTGCGCAGCAGTCTCGGCTTTAGCCATGGCATTGATCTACGTACCGGGGACTGACCCAAGTAGAGTGTATTATGGAACGGATACCCGCTTATTTGCGCTTCTCATTGGAGCAGCACTTGCAGTTGCTTGGCCAAGTCAGAAACTTAATGATAAGGTCTCAGAACCGGCTCGGCGTGTGCTTGATATTGTAGGGGGATTAGGACTCATTCTATTGTTGGTACTTTTTAATCAGGTTAATGAGTTCGATGATTTGCTTTACCGTGGTGGGTTTTTAGTGATTTCTTTGATTGCAGCTGTAGTTATTGCCGTACTCGCTCATCCTGCTAGCCGTCTGGGATCGTTCGTAGGCTGTAAACCTTTGCGT contains the following coding sequences:
- a CDS encoding zinc-binding dehydrogenase — encoded protein: MMKVGIYHGQNSVGIEERPIPQVGPKDALVRILAGGICGTDINIVKGGSEMGIRFGSEFGHEMFGEIALLGSDAETNLKVGMRVGVNPITAKRAGRRYSLEVGAFSQYVLIEDAALNYNLYEFNDSVSATEAVLMEPMSVGFHGAFSVQPKHGDKIVVLGAGPIGLSAAAGLIGEGIKDVCVVDIDHWRLDKAKELGALTVNTSTESLAEGLIKHFGEVNVYGVSVPNVDAFVDAAGAPILFEQVMQIVKPQARIAIIAVYKNEVPLSLAQVMSKEVNIVGASGYTHEDIVKVIEHINDKKTNISTMVTQTYKLEDIQAAFDKAIAAKETIKVIVDLT
- a CDS encoding helix-turn-helix domain-containing protein, which translates into the protein MSKRSPASLEVKLHVVRLCLEHKSNPNYEAKQRGLSSHTIREWIRKYKADGLDGLKESRTWKTYSKEFKLAAVNEVLSGRFSVEEATNKHHISSRSVLIKWITKYTNEIELKPTHKGKGLSHMNKGRKTTFEERIEIAQYTIANELDYQKAIEKYGVSYQQVYAWVRKYQAGREEALQDNRGRKKPVEELEDHERLKLRIKELEARNEYLEMENDFAKKLAEIKRRNTR
- the sleB gene encoding spore cortex-lytic enzyme, which gives rise to MATMIGSASAAPVLTVGSSSGDVWDLQYRLKTLDYYTQPLDGVYGSQTKAAVAKFQKTYGLSADGVTGTKTWNALKKYTLNIEEMDILAKVIYSESRGEPYKGQVAVGAVVMNRIQSSQFPNNIKDVVFQKGAFTAVSDGQYWLTPNRTAYLAALDAVRGWDPTNNSIYYFNPDTATSAWIWTRPQNLKIGKHIFAS
- a CDS encoding TetR/AcrR family transcriptional regulator C-terminal domain-containing protein; amino-acid sequence: MADKTYLDLRIRKTRKAIRNAFIDLLAEKELNKISINAITQKAEINRATFYLHYKDINDLIDTILDELLADLKKILSDKFEESYKPGDELTSLILLLEHIAENSHMYKVLLVTKNIPYFTPKLMDLLYELILTTTEQQSIQKTEDFLTVDTPADIAAWYGTSAIVGTISMWLGNDMPYTPKYLAERIIQLNPFIPANNKKK
- a CDS encoding phosphotransferase — encoded protein: MPNWQVKFDEEMLKQAAQQIQVDWTTIKYIGGFENVVYSFPKDDHEFILRVTHQSHQDLEMVISELDFMDHLAKHGVQLAPPIPFQDGSLVQTLVKDEEKFMICVMKKAPGGHVNASDPFWGTELFEQWGEVTGRMHALTLKYERPETVLARPHQGKLEFDFANFGTVEQQLFEKLLQINDRINQLPRNREGYGLCHRDLHSGNFFVNEGQITVFDFDDCGYDYMVHDIAIAVYYSTIFGDRRKPEVEQSRTSSLAATMLRSFMKGYNREYALDNKWLEELPLFIEKRRLELVLLLFQDFSESQREENRVWLARNIHDALNDKACLEL
- a CDS encoding GNAT family N-acetyltransferase; translated protein: MNITVTLTDSKTKFMINNLYPLYLHDLSEIWGNLPNPYGIYEDNETQTLNEQNKVFDIWWEKPGILYPYLIKEDGIPAGFALVATPPYTPAGCEFYLNEFFILRPFRGTGIAEFAANEVFNLHIGKWELQTNPTATNRRAQHFWRKTLKEYTGNSFQEECKKSFDDELKMIFNFCNG
- a CDS encoding NUDIX domain-containing protein, translating into MTPPKHILSAATVVFNDRGEVLLIKGPRRGWEMPGGQVEEGESLKEAAVREAKEESGFDIEINKFCGVFQNVDRSICTTLFLGKAIGGEPATSAESLEVGFFPIKQALDMVKWKNLRLRLEYCLNDAMQPFYVELRGTEVEEIIFKLENQQTY
- a CDS encoding GNAT family N-acetyltransferase, with amino-acid sequence MEINLVPVTFENKEILSNLYQFYNYDFSLFTDQDVSRHGEFEVNIDYFWEGDHRWNPYLIEVSGNLAGFVVVLFENLDTDPDPTHLIYDFMILQKYRRNGIGTAAAIKTLDLFKEAKWKLAQMENNKPAIAFWRKVLKEYTKDNYSERYLSDLQKYIQAFDRREPTK
- a CDS encoding IS3 family transposase, giving the protein MYQAIQELNKEKGHAITKLCALAGVARSAYYKWLKWKPSCIELETRALAKEVKLRYDKRKGILGYRQMRTQLNRKLKKPYNKKRYYRIMCALGLKAVIRRKRASYVKATEIHVAENVMNRNFDANSPNSKWCTDVTELKYGNGRKAYLSAIIDVYDNSIVSWVLSPSNNNKLVMDTLKRAYAKNPGVSPLLQSDRGFQYTSHEYNRLHVKYGFKKSMSRVSRCLDNQPIERFWGTYKSESYYLTKYDTYEDVLTEVSQYIYYYNNYRYVECLDGLSPNEYRRAA